The following coding sequences are from one Oncorhynchus nerka isolate Pitt River linkage group LG6, Oner_Uvic_2.0, whole genome shotgun sequence window:
- the LOC115130097 gene encoding vasoactive intestinal polypeptide receptor 2-like isoform X1, which produces MERSWVGLLLLALCLLLTEVSGRNPTCHFIWELQRAELECHNQLEKQSLEPPGCGGLWDNISCWAPAAVGEEVTLSCPTALTHLFGRHGTFSRNCTEAGWSDIYPSISTVCWSSDNKPNKLLFYSVVKTLYTLGHSLSIIALVTSTFTLCLIRRLHCTRNYIHVNLFVSFILRAVAVLVKDSVIFSQNQNTDCSTQPSLVGCKVSLVMFNYFIMANFFWLLVEGLYLQTLLLVTYSYTHLAVYFTIGWGLPSVFLVIWIFCRMYLEDTDCWERNDIPTPRRVINWPIMASVIINFVLFISIIRILVQKLLCSDVGGNNQSQYRCLAKSTLLLIPLFGVNYMVFVYLVETESDRMAEYKIIFDLGLGSFQGLVIATLYCFLNTEVQGELKRMWRSVSLKHYIGRDCLLHNVSISRNSTHFKRNSRAQSILQTETTSL; this is translated from the exons GAAGTCAGCGGGAGAAATCCCACATGTCACTTCATCTGGGAGCTGCAGAGGGCGGAGCTAGAGTGTCACAATCAGCTGGAGAAACAATCACTAGAGCCTCCCG gatgtgGTGGTCTATGGGACAACATCTCATGCTGGGCCCCAGCAGCAGTAGGGGAAGAGGTGACTCTCTCCTGCCCCACTGCTCTCACACACCTCTTCGGACGACATG GTACCTTTAGTAGGAACTGtactgaggctggctggtctGACATCTACCCCAGCATCAGCACGGTCTGCTGGTCCAGCGACAACAAACCTAACAAG CTGCTGTTCTACTCAGTGGTGAAGACTCTGTACACTCTGGGCCACAGCCTCTCAATTATTGCTCTCGTCACCTCTACATTCACCCTCTGTCTgatcag gaGGCTCCACTGCACTAGGAACTACATCCATGTCAACCTGTTTGTGTCGTTCATCTTGCGAGCGGTGGCTGTGCTGGTTAAAGACTCTGTCATCTTCTCCCAGAACCAAAACACTGACTGTAGCACACAGCCCTCACTG gTGGGCTGTAAGGTCAGTTTGGTGATGTTTAACTATTTCATAATGGCTAACTTCTTCTGGCTGCTGGTGGAGGGGCTCTACCTACAGACACTGCTCCTGGTAACCTATTCATATACACACCTCGCTGTCTACTTCACAATCGGCTggg GGTTACCCTCAGTATTTCTGGTGATCTGGATcttctgtaggatgtatctggaAGACACCGA cTGCTGGGAGAGGAATGACATTCCTACCCCTAGGAGGGTGATCAACTGGCCCATAATGGCGTCTGTGATA ATCAACTTTGTTCTGTTCATCAGTATCATCCGTATCCTGGTCCAGAAACTACTCTGCTCTGACGTGGGCGGGAACAACCAATCACAGTACAG GTGTCTGGCTAAGTCCACCCTGCTGCTGATTCCTCTATTTGGAGTCAACTACATGGTGTTTGTCTACCtggtggagacagagagcgacaggaTGGCAGAATACAAGATTATCTTTGACCTGGGACTGGGGTCATTCCAG GGTCTGGTGATAGCTACTCTCTACTGCTTCCTCAACACCGAG gTCCAAGGGGAACTGaagaggatgtggaggagtgTGTCATTAAAGCATTACATCGGGCGGGACTGCCTTCTACATAATGTGTCAATCAGCCGTAACTCCACCCACTTCAAGCGGAACTCCAGAGCCCAGTCCATCCTGCAGACGGAGACCACTTCACTGTGA
- the LOC115130097 gene encoding vasoactive intestinal polypeptide receptor 2-like isoform X2, producing the protein MGRSAAPRALPFTYVSGRNPTCHFIWELQRAELECHNQLEKQSLEPPGCGGLWDNISCWAPAAVGEEVTLSCPTALTHLFGRHGTFSRNCTEAGWSDIYPSISTVCWSSDNKPNKLLFYSVVKTLYTLGHSLSIIALVTSTFTLCLIRRLHCTRNYIHVNLFVSFILRAVAVLVKDSVIFSQNQNTDCSTQPSLVGCKVSLVMFNYFIMANFFWLLVEGLYLQTLLLVTYSYTHLAVYFTIGWGLPSVFLVIWIFCRMYLEDTDCWERNDIPTPRRVINWPIMASVIINFVLFISIIRILVQKLLCSDVGGNNQSQYRCLAKSTLLLIPLFGVNYMVFVYLVETESDRMAEYKIIFDLGLGSFQGLVIATLYCFLNTEVQGELKRMWRSVSLKHYIGRDCLLHNVSISRNSTHFKRNSRAQSILQTETTSL; encoded by the exons TCAGCGGGAGAAATCCCACATGTCACTTCATCTGGGAGCTGCAGAGGGCGGAGCTAGAGTGTCACAATCAGCTGGAGAAACAATCACTAGAGCCTCCCG gatgtgGTGGTCTATGGGACAACATCTCATGCTGGGCCCCAGCAGCAGTAGGGGAAGAGGTGACTCTCTCCTGCCCCACTGCTCTCACACACCTCTTCGGACGACATG GTACCTTTAGTAGGAACTGtactgaggctggctggtctGACATCTACCCCAGCATCAGCACGGTCTGCTGGTCCAGCGACAACAAACCTAACAAG CTGCTGTTCTACTCAGTGGTGAAGACTCTGTACACTCTGGGCCACAGCCTCTCAATTATTGCTCTCGTCACCTCTACATTCACCCTCTGTCTgatcag gaGGCTCCACTGCACTAGGAACTACATCCATGTCAACCTGTTTGTGTCGTTCATCTTGCGAGCGGTGGCTGTGCTGGTTAAAGACTCTGTCATCTTCTCCCAGAACCAAAACACTGACTGTAGCACACAGCCCTCACTG gTGGGCTGTAAGGTCAGTTTGGTGATGTTTAACTATTTCATAATGGCTAACTTCTTCTGGCTGCTGGTGGAGGGGCTCTACCTACAGACACTGCTCCTGGTAACCTATTCATATACACACCTCGCTGTCTACTTCACAATCGGCTggg GGTTACCCTCAGTATTTCTGGTGATCTGGATcttctgtaggatgtatctggaAGACACCGA cTGCTGGGAGAGGAATGACATTCCTACCCCTAGGAGGGTGATCAACTGGCCCATAATGGCGTCTGTGATA ATCAACTTTGTTCTGTTCATCAGTATCATCCGTATCCTGGTCCAGAAACTACTCTGCTCTGACGTGGGCGGGAACAACCAATCACAGTACAG GTGTCTGGCTAAGTCCACCCTGCTGCTGATTCCTCTATTTGGAGTCAACTACATGGTGTTTGTCTACCtggtggagacagagagcgacaggaTGGCAGAATACAAGATTATCTTTGACCTGGGACTGGGGTCATTCCAG GGTCTGGTGATAGCTACTCTCTACTGCTTCCTCAACACCGAG gTCCAAGGGGAACTGaagaggatgtggaggagtgTGTCATTAAAGCATTACATCGGGCGGGACTGCCTTCTACATAATGTGTCAATCAGCCGTAACTCCACCCACTTCAAGCGGAACTCCAGAGCCCAGTCCATCCTGCAGACGGAGACCACTTCACTGTGA
- the LOC115130097 gene encoding vasoactive intestinal polypeptide receptor 2-like isoform X3 gives MERSWVGLLLLALCLLLTEVSGRNPTCHFIWELQRAELECHNQLEKQSLEPPGCGGLWDNISCWAPAAVGEEVTLSCPTALTHLFGRHGTFSRNCTEAGWSDIYPSISTVCWSSDNKPNKLLFYSVVKTLYTLGHSLSIIALVTSTFTLCLIRRLHCTRNYIHVNLFVSFILRAVAVLVKDSVIFSQNQNTDCSTQPSLVGCKVSLVMFNYFIMANFFWLLVEGLYLQTLLLVTYSYTHLAVYFTIGWGLPSVFLVIWIFCRMYLEDTDCWERNDIPTPRRVINWPIMASVIINFVLFISIIRILVQKLLCSDVGGNNQSQYRCLAKSTLLLIPLFGVNYMVFVYLVETESDRMAEYKIIFDLGLGSFQRILQENVKPSICELKLKCSWVMQKDNDPKTHNQVYMKRVKKQQI, from the exons GAAGTCAGCGGGAGAAATCCCACATGTCACTTCATCTGGGAGCTGCAGAGGGCGGAGCTAGAGTGTCACAATCAGCTGGAGAAACAATCACTAGAGCCTCCCG gatgtgGTGGTCTATGGGACAACATCTCATGCTGGGCCCCAGCAGCAGTAGGGGAAGAGGTGACTCTCTCCTGCCCCACTGCTCTCACACACCTCTTCGGACGACATG GTACCTTTAGTAGGAACTGtactgaggctggctggtctGACATCTACCCCAGCATCAGCACGGTCTGCTGGTCCAGCGACAACAAACCTAACAAG CTGCTGTTCTACTCAGTGGTGAAGACTCTGTACACTCTGGGCCACAGCCTCTCAATTATTGCTCTCGTCACCTCTACATTCACCCTCTGTCTgatcag gaGGCTCCACTGCACTAGGAACTACATCCATGTCAACCTGTTTGTGTCGTTCATCTTGCGAGCGGTGGCTGTGCTGGTTAAAGACTCTGTCATCTTCTCCCAGAACCAAAACACTGACTGTAGCACACAGCCCTCACTG gTGGGCTGTAAGGTCAGTTTGGTGATGTTTAACTATTTCATAATGGCTAACTTCTTCTGGCTGCTGGTGGAGGGGCTCTACCTACAGACACTGCTCCTGGTAACCTATTCATATACACACCTCGCTGTCTACTTCACAATCGGCTggg GGTTACCCTCAGTATTTCTGGTGATCTGGATcttctgtaggatgtatctggaAGACACCGA cTGCTGGGAGAGGAATGACATTCCTACCCCTAGGAGGGTGATCAACTGGCCCATAATGGCGTCTGTGATA ATCAACTTTGTTCTGTTCATCAGTATCATCCGTATCCTGGTCCAGAAACTACTCTGCTCTGACGTGGGCGGGAACAACCAATCACAGTACAG GTGTCTGGCTAAGTCCACCCTGCTGCTGATTCCTCTATTTGGAGTCAACTACATGGTGTTTGTCTACCtggtggagacagagagcgacaggaTGGCAGAATACAAGATTATCTTTGACCTGGGACTGGGGTCATTCCAG agaattctacaggagaatgtcaagccatccatctgtgagctgaagctgaagtgcAGTTGGGTCATGCagaaagacaatgatccaaaaacacacaatcaagtctacatgaaaagggttaaaaagcaacaaatttga